A DNA window from Engystomops pustulosus chromosome 6, aEngPut4.maternal, whole genome shotgun sequence contains the following coding sequences:
- the ABI3 gene encoding ABI gene family member 3 isoform X3 translates to MGDLMNKTPEVSTSRHDMKDIYQEVSTARQALRDSYQNLQNVADYCEKNYMEAPDKRKALESTMSLVTQTLASVACQVGVAARHVSDMLEIQSLVLQKEEAKVRYISQLLDVHVDKVARQKIGKLTTAKKFHHTQKIQNGQNNRPFTSYTRIPINFNSLDNTGHGFMDSELQLSKTGTMSRKISVKNIGLAHSSHRRNCRVREPVTPPIISAEKFPFPTVNGDLPSPSPGSSGSLSPSAIQPQQSGSGFSPPYSQQCWDLPPPPPPESELNGSSRLPAPIEVCTQPTDDLPPPPAPDYDMTNTVWPLENADMESSTSSYDLPPPPPDL, encoded by the exons ATGGGTGACTTAATGAATAAGACTCCAGAGGTCTCTACATCAAGACATGACATGAAAGACATCTACCAAGAAGTATCTACAGCAAGACAAGCCTTGAGAGATAGCTACCAGAACCTGCAAAATGTTGCAGATTACTGTGAGAAGAACTACATGGAG GCTCCAGACAAGCGCAAGGCCTTGGAAAGCACAATGTCCCTAGTCACACAGACACTGGCCAGTGTGGCTTGTCAAGTAGGAGTGGCTGCCCGTCATGTTTCCGACATGTTAGAGATACAGAGCCTTGTGCTACAGAAGGAAGAAGCAAAAGTCCGATATATCTCTCAG TTACTAGACGTTCACGTGGACAAAGTTGCCCGCCAAAAAATTGGGAAGTTGACAACAGCAAAGAAATTTCATCACACTCAGAAAATCCAAAATGGACAAAACAACAGACCTTTCACCTCTTATACCAGAATACCCATAAATTTCAATTCTCTTGATAATACTGGTCATGGGTTCATG GATTCTGAGCTACAGTTATCTAAAACCGGGACTATGTCTCGCAAGATAAGTGTGAAAAACATCGGCCTGGCACACAGTTCACACAG GAGAAATTGTCGAGTGAGGGAGCCTGTGACTCCACCAATAATCTCTGCAGAAAAGTTTCCTTTTCCAAC AGTGAATGGTGACCTTCCTTCACCCTCACCAGGGAGTTCAGGGAGCTTGTCTCCTTCTGCTATTCAGCCTCAACAATCAG GCTCTGGCTTCAGTCCCCCATATTCTCAGCAGTGCTGGGaccttcctccccctcctcccccagaatCTGAGCTGAATGGTTCATCGAGACTTCCCGCACCCATTGAAG TGTGTACACAGCCTACCGAtgacctcccacctcctcctgctccagactaTGACATGACAAATACAGTTTGGCCACTAGAGAATG CTGATATGGAGAGCTCTACATCCTCTTACgatctcccccctcctcctcctgacctgTAG
- the ABI3 gene encoding ABI gene family member 3 isoform X2 translates to MGDLMNKTPEVSTSRHDMKDIYQEVSTARQALRDSYQNLQNVADYCEKNYMEAPDKRKALESTMSLVTQTLASVACQVGVAARHVSDMLEIQSLVLQKEEAKVRYISQLLDVHVDKVARQKIGKLTTAKKFHHTQKIQNGQNNRPFTSYTRIPINFNSLDNTGHGFMDSELQLSKTGTMSRKISVKNIGLAHSSHRRNCRVREPVTPPIISAEKFPFPTVNGDLPSPSPGSSGSLSPSAIQPQQSGSGFSPPYSQQCWDLPPPPPPESELNGSSRLPAPIEVCTQPTDDLPPPPAPDYDMTNTVWPLENGIISSVCTQPTDDLPPPPAPDSDMTNAVWPLENADMESSTSSYDLPPPPPDL, encoded by the exons ATGGGTGACTTAATGAATAAGACTCCAGAGGTCTCTACATCAAGACATGACATGAAAGACATCTACCAAGAAGTATCTACAGCAAGACAAGCCTTGAGAGATAGCTACCAGAACCTGCAAAATGTTGCAGATTACTGTGAGAAGAACTACATGGAG GCTCCAGACAAGCGCAAGGCCTTGGAAAGCACAATGTCCCTAGTCACACAGACACTGGCCAGTGTGGCTTGTCAAGTAGGAGTGGCTGCCCGTCATGTTTCCGACATGTTAGAGATACAGAGCCTTGTGCTACAGAAGGAAGAAGCAAAAGTCCGATATATCTCTCAG TTACTAGACGTTCACGTGGACAAAGTTGCCCGCCAAAAAATTGGGAAGTTGACAACAGCAAAGAAATTTCATCACACTCAGAAAATCCAAAATGGACAAAACAACAGACCTTTCACCTCTTATACCAGAATACCCATAAATTTCAATTCTCTTGATAATACTGGTCATGGGTTCATG GATTCTGAGCTACAGTTATCTAAAACCGGGACTATGTCTCGCAAGATAAGTGTGAAAAACATCGGCCTGGCACACAGTTCACACAG GAGAAATTGTCGAGTGAGGGAGCCTGTGACTCCACCAATAATCTCTGCAGAAAAGTTTCCTTTTCCAAC AGTGAATGGTGACCTTCCTTCACCCTCACCAGGGAGTTCAGGGAGCTTGTCTCCTTCTGCTATTCAGCCTCAACAATCAG GCTCTGGCTTCAGTCCCCCATATTCTCAGCAGTGCTGGGaccttcctccccctcctcccccagaatCTGAGCTGAATGGTTCATCGAGACTTCCCGCACCCATTGAAG TGTGTACACAGCCTACCGAtgacctcccacctcctcctgctccagactaTGACATGACAAATACAGTTTGGCCACTAGAGAATG GTATTATATCCTCAGTGTGTACACAGCCTACCGAtgacctcccacctcctcctgctccagacagTGACATGACAAACGCAGTATGGCCACTAGAGAATG CTGATATGGAGAGCTCTACATCCTCTTACgatctcccccctcctcctcctgacctgTAG
- the ABI3 gene encoding ABI gene family member 3 isoform X1 yields MGDLMNKTPEVSTSRHDMKDIYQEVSTARQALRDSYQNLQNVADYCEKNYMEAPDKRKALESTMSLVTQTLASVACQVGVAARHVSDMLEIQSLVLQKEEAKVRYISQLLDVHVDKVARQKIGKLTTAKKFHHTQKIQNGQNNRPFTSYTRIPINFNSLDNTGHGFMDSELQLSKTGTMSRKISVKNIGLAHSSHRRNCRVREPVTPPIISAEKFPFPTVNGDLPSPSPGSSGSLSPSAIQPQQSGSGFSPPYSQQCWDLPPPPPPESELNGSSRLPAPIEVCTQPTDDLPPPPAPDYDMTNTVWPLENGANLLTRSCHDPQFRQSDEDEVRRDSRSFLHLTLPRQGLPEFTFFFLVLVLYPQCVHSLPMTSHLLLLQTVT; encoded by the exons ATGGGTGACTTAATGAATAAGACTCCAGAGGTCTCTACATCAAGACATGACATGAAAGACATCTACCAAGAAGTATCTACAGCAAGACAAGCCTTGAGAGATAGCTACCAGAACCTGCAAAATGTTGCAGATTACTGTGAGAAGAACTACATGGAG GCTCCAGACAAGCGCAAGGCCTTGGAAAGCACAATGTCCCTAGTCACACAGACACTGGCCAGTGTGGCTTGTCAAGTAGGAGTGGCTGCCCGTCATGTTTCCGACATGTTAGAGATACAGAGCCTTGTGCTACAGAAGGAAGAAGCAAAAGTCCGATATATCTCTCAG TTACTAGACGTTCACGTGGACAAAGTTGCCCGCCAAAAAATTGGGAAGTTGACAACAGCAAAGAAATTTCATCACACTCAGAAAATCCAAAATGGACAAAACAACAGACCTTTCACCTCTTATACCAGAATACCCATAAATTTCAATTCTCTTGATAATACTGGTCATGGGTTCATG GATTCTGAGCTACAGTTATCTAAAACCGGGACTATGTCTCGCAAGATAAGTGTGAAAAACATCGGCCTGGCACACAGTTCACACAG GAGAAATTGTCGAGTGAGGGAGCCTGTGACTCCACCAATAATCTCTGCAGAAAAGTTTCCTTTTCCAAC AGTGAATGGTGACCTTCCTTCACCCTCACCAGGGAGTTCAGGGAGCTTGTCTCCTTCTGCTATTCAGCCTCAACAATCAG GCTCTGGCTTCAGTCCCCCATATTCTCAGCAGTGCTGGGaccttcctccccctcctcccccagaatCTGAGCTGAATGGTTCATCGAGACTTCCCGCACCCATTGAAG TGTGTACACAGCCTACCGAtgacctcccacctcctcctgctccagactaTGACATGACAAATACAGTTTGGCCACTAGAGAATG gggcaaatttacttacccggtcctgtcatgatccccaATTCCGgcagtccgacgaagatgaagtccggcgcgattcacgtagcttccTGCATCTGACGCTTCCCcgccaaggtctgccggagttcaccttcttcttcctggtgctt GTATTATATCCTCAGTGTGTACACAGCCTACCGAtgacctcccacctcctcctgctccagacagTGACATGA
- the GNGT2 gene encoding guanine nucleotide-binding protein G(I)/G(S)/G(O) subunit gamma-T2, whose protein sequence is MAQDMTEKDLLKMEVEQLRKEIKTERVLVSKSAQEMKAFVESLATEDPLIKGVPEDKNPFKEKGGCSLS, encoded by the exons ATGGCTCAGGACATGACAGAAAAAGACCTTCTGAAGATGGAGGTTGAACAGTTGCGAAAGGAGATCAAAACAGAAAGGGTCCTG GTCTCAAAATCTGCCCAGGAAATGAAGGCCTTTGTGGAATCTCTAGCAACAGAAGATCCTTTGATTAAAGGAGTACCAGAAGATAAAAACCCATTCAAAGAGAAGGGTGGCTGTTCTTTGTCCTGA